The genomic DNA TGAAATCAAGACAGCTATTTCGACCAATCCGATCCGTTATTCAATTCCGCAGGAAAGCCGGAGGCTTATCCTTCTCAATAATGCGAACGGGTTTCATGCTCGCGATATTTTTGAAAACCCTATGGAAGAATATCCCGTTACCCGAACATATCTGCGAAGCGCTTCCATTGCTGGTAAAGTTGTTGGTCAGATAGTTGAGGACTGATTTTGCTTCAAAGAGTTTTTAAGTATTTTGAACAGTTAGTTGATTTTCACCATCACGGTCTGCGGGCGCATCAGTCGCGTACTGCGCTCGCACTTTTCTTTGTTCTCATAAAACCGTTTCGGTGGCTGATTGTGGCATCTGCGCTGTCTGGTGCTGCCCTTACGGCGATTGACCTGCTTAGAATGTGGGCTGTGGCGTATATCGTTGATATGGTCGCGCATTCGCCCGAGCTCAATTTAACTTCTGCAACGATCACCTTTTTTGGCTCGTTGATTGTCGCTTATGCGGTAGCTGATCCTGCACTCTGGCTCGTCAATTACATGCTTCGAATGCAGGCGCTTCGATCACAGACAAAATCATCTGCCCTTTGGCAGTCGCACAAGGCTGCTTCTCAACATGGTATGGAATATTTCCATTCGCACCACGCCGGCCAGATTTCCGGGCGTATAGGGCAACTCTCGAATGCAGTGCAATCGGGTATAGAAATTCTAGCTGGTCGTTTCCCACTCGGCTTTGTGCGTTTCGCAGGTTCTGCCGTTCTTATTTCCTATCTTGCTCCTCTATTTGTCGTTCCAGTGTTGATTTGGATTTTACTAAATGGATTGTTAGCGATCTATCTTGTGCCAAAGTTCAATGCTCAAGCTGAAAAAATTTCCGAGACGTCCAGCATCGTAAACGGCGCTATTACAGAATATTTTTCAAATATTCGTGCGATAAAGACCTTATTTGCTTATGATACAGAGAACAGTTTTGTTCTTTCAAGAATTGATAAGCAACACAAAACAAACCTCGATATTAACCGTTTAACAACGATTGCCGGGCTGTTCATTCGTGTGCTGAACACAGGTCTGGTTTCCAGTATTCTCGCATTGGGCTTATACGGATTAGCACAGGGATTGATATCGCCTGGTGAGTTTGTTGCAGGAATTACCTTAGCCGGGGGCATGGCTGCGGATGCTGGTTGGTTTGTAGGGGTGTGGGAAGGACTAACTCAGACATTTGGCACTATCAGAGATGCGCGTTCGACTGTTACGGCAAAACCAATCGTTAAAGACGGCAGTGAGCGCCTACGGGTGTCCAATCCACCACACATTTCATTGCATAACGTCAGTTTCTCTTATGGAATAAAACAAACTTTGAGGAATATCTCGTTTGAGATAGAGGCTGGGCAGAAGGTTGGTATCGTTGGGCCCTCTGGAGCAGGTAAATCTACGCTTATCGATCTAGTGCTGAGACTATACGATGTTGATGCAGGACAGATTGCGCTTGATGGGCAGGATATTCGCTCTGTGAAGATTTCCGAGCTACGAGGCGTCTTTTCAGTCGTTGCGCAAAGCGACGCGCTGTTTCATCGGTCGATAAAAGAAAACATCGCGTTTGGCGCGGAAATCTCCAACAATGCAGCGATAAAGCGTGCAGCCGAGTTAGCAGATGCATCTTCGTTTATTGAAGAGCTAGCCCCGGACGGGAAGGGCTTTGACGTAGTCGTTGGAGAGAGGGGAGCGAGACTTTCGGGTGGTCAACAACAACGCATTTTACTCGCACGCGCCTTCCTACAAAATCGGCCCGTTCTTATTCTTGACGAAGCCACCTCCGCTCTCGATACCAATAGTGAAAGCTTGATTAAGAATGCAATTGCGTCGCTTGACGCAGATACAACTGTTATCGCAGTTGCGCATCGCCTTTCTACCGTCAGAGACTTTGATAAAATCATCGTTCTAGACAATGGTGCTGTCGTGGCAATGGGACCACACGAAGATCTTATTCAATCCTGTGAGCTTTATCGAGAGTTGTGGATTAAGCAGGCTGGCCTGACGACGATGTAGAATACGCTGTAGCGAGACCAGAGACCGTAGGAAACGCGACGGATTGGGGTAAGCCGGAAGACACCAAAATCAGGGACTTGTATCTGATCTCTAGCACTAAAGCTTTTCAACGAACTAAGGAAATTGAATGGTGATCCCGACAGGAATCGAACCTGTGACCTACAGATTAGGAATATGATTTAACATCAACAAATTCAGTAAGTTGATTTTTCATGTCGCATCTGTGTTGCGTTTAGCTCAGAAGCGCGGCTTCTGCTGATGCGAGTTCGACGGCATCATCGTTGCGTGGGAATAAGTGACCGTAAGTGTCCATCGTCAGCATAATGGACGAATGGCCGAGGCGTTCCTGAACCATCTTTGGCGGCAATCCTAAGCCGCCATCCTCACGGCGATTGATGCACCAAGAGGCGTAGAAATGGCGCAGGGAGTGAAAGCCGGTATACTTTGCTGCCATGATCGGCTTGCCGTCTTTGTCCTTCTCGCCGGTAGCGACCGATATACCAGCTTCGACTTGCACAGGCAGGAACCCGCGGTGCATGATGTTCGACAAGCTCTCGACCTTGCCCTGACCGTTCGGGAATGCAAGCTGTTCGGGCCGTATTTCCTCGCGTATGCCGTTCCCGGCCTCGTCCTTGAGTTTCGGACGCGGGCAGGACAGACGCCATTCCTTGAGCGTATTCGCGACCAAGGGCGGTATTGGCACGGAACGTTCCCCGGCTTCCGACTTCGGCCTGCCGATCGCGTTGAACCTATCGGCGCGCTGGTGGACGCGGATTTCGCGCTTGTCGAAGTCGATATCAGCCCACCGCAGGCCGCGCAGTTCGGACGCCCGCAGGCCGGTGAGGATCGCGGTCAGGATGACAGGCCGCCATTTGCCTTGCAGAGCGCCTACAATGGCCTTGATCTCCGCCGGGAGCGGAATGTCTACCCCAAGCTTGAGTTTCCCCTTCTGGCGTCTTTCCAGTCGTCTTTCCTTGCCTTTTTGACGAACGCGGCTTTTCTCACGTACTGCATTCCGTATCACAAGCCCGCGCTCCTGTGCGTCGGATAGGAGTGAACCAAGGCTCACGAGTACCTTGCGCACCATGGAAACGGATCGGCCTTCGTCGATCAATTTGTCCTCGAAAGCCCGGACGGTCGGAACGTTCAACCGGGAGAGCAGCGTGTCGCCGAGAAACGGCGTGATATGCAAATCTAGATGCTGCCGGTACTGGACAATCGTACCGCGCTCAAGCCCGTTCTGCTCGCCACGCTTGATCCAGAGTTCGCCGGCTTGTTTGACGGTCGCGCTGGCGCTGTCTGCTACGTGCACGCCTTCGCGCACTTCAACCGCGGCAGTGGCGGCAAAGGCGTCAGCTTCCTTCTTCCGGGCGAATGTTTTTAGACGGCGCTTACCCCGGGTGTCCTTGTAATCGACAACCCATGCTGTTTTCAGTTCGCCCTTTGGCGTGGTCCATTCTCGCTTGCGGATCGACATGGCTAAAACGGCATCTCCAAATTTTGGATATGTCCTTCGTTATCAAACTTGAAGGACATTGCTTCAACGAGCGTTTTGCCACTCGGGTCACGCACTTCGATCTTTCCGTTTGGATGCGCCTCTATTGTTTCACCCGTCATCATCGAAAATGTGAGTTTCCGTCGATCGAGCAAGATTGAAGATATAGAGGGGTGGCCGACGAGTACTTCGCGTGTAGCGTCGGCAAGCGTCCGAACTTCAGCAAGCTTCTGTCGAAACCTCTCAGTGATCTCCCACCACCCATCGCGATGCCTCAATGCATCTTCCAAGAGGCGGCGAACGGCTTCGACCTCTGAGGGCAACCCCATTTCACGCTGAAAGGTCGTAATGCGGTCAACGAGATCGGCAGGAAGCATGAAAACTTTGCGGATCGAACCTTCTTTATCGCGTGGCATATTTTCTCACTACAGCAATGGGTATCATTCTACTGACAATTATCCGCGATTTCCGCTTTGAGCAATAATCCTCATTATGTTACCCATATGTTACCCTTATTACCTGAGGAGAGATAGATGGGTGAGCGTATAAATGCTAATGAGCTCGATCTAATATGGGGCGCGAAAAATATCGCACTGGAGATCAGGCGCACACAGCGCCAAACATTCGCACTGTTAGAAAAAGGCGAAATCCCAGGCCAGAGAATAGGCGGTCGATGGGTGGTTGAACGCGGTAAACTCAAAGCCTTTTTTCTTGGAGAGGCTGCCTAATGTCCCGGCACAATTGGCAATCGGCGTCGGCGCGTGATCTCGCCGTCGCCAGTCGCTCGAAATGCGGGAGGGGGGTACAATGACAAGGGAAACGTACTTACCGTCTCCATGGTTTCGTTTCGACTATGTCGCGTTTGATCGAATGACTGCTGGTCTCAAGGCGAATGAAATTGGCATTCTTATGAAGCTCTTGGTTCACTTTCACAAGCACGGCGAGCCTACGCTCAATGATGCGGCTCGACTTGCAAGAGTGTGTGGAACGTCGAAACCTGCTTTCGATCGAGCGATAGAGTTGTTCTTAACGTCAGGTATTCTCGTTCAATACGGGGATAAAATCTGGTCTCGATATATTGAGGATGAAATCGCCCATCGCACAAAAATTTCAGTACAAGCGCGAAAAAACTCTTCGGTTAAACGGAAAAAAGTCGAACGAAATCAAAGCGGCGATCTAACGGGCGATGACAAGAGTAATAGAGATATAGAGGGGGAGACCCTCAGAGGGTCTCCCCAAATATCTAATATATCCAACCTGATTGATGTAACGAAGCTTGACGATATTGCGCCCTCCCGAGCGTCTGATG from Brucella anthropi ATCC 49188 includes the following:
- a CDS encoding ABC transporter ATP-binding protein, which translates into the protein MLQRVFKYFEQLVDFHHHGLRAHQSRTALALFFVLIKPFRWLIVASALSGAALTAIDLLRMWAVAYIVDMVAHSPELNLTSATITFFGSLIVAYAVADPALWLVNYMLRMQALRSQTKSSALWQSHKAASQHGMEYFHSHHAGQISGRIGQLSNAVQSGIEILAGRFPLGFVRFAGSAVLISYLAPLFVVPVLIWILLNGLLAIYLVPKFNAQAEKISETSSIVNGAITEYFSNIRAIKTLFAYDTENSFVLSRIDKQHKTNLDINRLTTIAGLFIRVLNTGLVSSILALGLYGLAQGLISPGEFVAGITLAGGMAADAGWFVGVWEGLTQTFGTIRDARSTVTAKPIVKDGSERLRVSNPPHISLHNVSFSYGIKQTLRNISFEIEAGQKVGIVGPSGAGKSTLIDLVLRLYDVDAGQIALDGQDIRSVKISELRGVFSVVAQSDALFHRSIKENIAFGAEISNNAAIKRAAELADASSFIEELAPDGKGFDVVVGERGARLSGGQQQRILLARAFLQNRPVLILDEATSALDTNSESLIKNAIASLDADTTVIAVAHRLSTVRDFDKIIVLDNGAVVAMGPHEDLIQSCELYRELWIKQAGLTTM
- a CDS encoding tyrosine-type recombinase/integrase, whose protein sequence is MSIRKREWTTPKGELKTAWVVDYKDTRGKRRLKTFARKKEADAFAATAAVEVREGVHVADSASATVKQAGELWIKRGEQNGLERGTIVQYRQHLDLHITPFLGDTLLSRLNVPTVRAFEDKLIDEGRSVSMVRKVLVSLGSLLSDAQERGLVIRNAVREKSRVRQKGKERRLERRQKGKLKLGVDIPLPAEIKAIVGALQGKWRPVILTAILTGLRASELRGLRWADIDFDKREIRVHQRADRFNAIGRPKSEAGERSVPIPPLVANTLKEWRLSCPRPKLKDEAGNGIREEIRPEQLAFPNGQGKVESLSNIMHRGFLPVQVEAGISVATGEKDKDGKPIMAAKYTGFHSLRHFYASWCINRREDGGLGLPPKMVQERLGHSSIMLTMDTYGHLFPRNDDAVELASAEAALLS
- a CDS encoding YdaU family protein, coding for MTRETYLPSPWFRFDYVAFDRMTAGLKANEIGILMKLLVHFHKHGEPTLNDAARLARVCGTSKPAFDRAIELFLTSGILVQYGDKIWSRYIEDEIAHRTKISVQARKNSSVKRKKVERNQSGDLTGDDKSNRDIEGETLRGSPQISNISNLIDVTKLDDIAPSRASDDASGARQGFSSGQRLSIKGVGRCVIVDVGIKRDTHATFIRVRLDRDASLALIPVNSEGVLVQGLLRMEADLPKKTMRQFEWEKRDAA